The genome window CCGGTGGATTCCTGTTAAAATCGTTGAAGGATTATCACATGAGACGTTCATTGCGAATTGCCATAATGGCTTTTATCCTGCAGTATTCCATCTTGTCCGCCGGGACAACCGGGAAAATCGCCGGCCAAGTAATTGATGGTGAAACCGGAGAACCTTTAATCGGTGTGAATATCATTGTGGATGGAACTTCCCACGGTGCAGCCACCAATGCGGATGGATACTATACCATTCTGAACATCATGCCGGGGACTTATTCTGTCCGGGCCTCCATGATCGGATATCAGGCAGTAGTACAGCAAAATGTACAGGTGATGATTGATTTAACCACTCCCCTGGATTTTGAGCTGACCACAGAGGTCCTGGCCGGACAGGAAGTGATTGTAATTGCCAAAATGCCCACCGTAAAAAAAGACGTAACCTCAACCTCCTTCCGTGTAAGCTCAGATGAAATTGAACAGCTTCAGGTTCAGACCCTCAGTGAAATTGTGAATCTCCAGGCCGGTGTGGTGGAAGGGCACTTCCGTGGCGGCCGGGCCGGTGAAGTGATGTATATCGTGGACGGCATTCCCATGAATGACGCCTACTCCGGAGACAACCTCTTTGATGTAGAGAGTGATATGATTCAGGAAGTGGAAATCATCAGCGGTACGTTCAATGCCGAATATGGCCAGGCTATGTCCGGCATTGTCAACATCGTTACCAAGGAGGGACAGCAGAACTATTCCGGTAAGCTCTCCCTTTTTTCCGGTGATTATGTGAGTTCACATACCAAAACATTCATGCATATCGACCATATCAACCCTCTTTCCGTCTCCAATCTGCAAATGAGTTTAAGCGGTCCCTTTCCCATCCTGAAAAATCGGGTGTCCTTTTCCATATTAGGAAGGATTTACGGCAATGAGGGCTGGCAATACGGTCGGCGTATCTTCCGCCCTCAGGATTTCAGCACGTTTTCCGACAATCCTGAAGAAAATATAATCCGATCAACCGGAGACAGTGCCTACGTTCCCATGAATCCCAACAAGACTAAAACCATTCAGGGGAAAATCAGTGTCAGACTATCCCAACGGGATAAGTTAAATTATACTTTCTTCTATGAAGATGCATACCACCGGGATTTTGACCGTCTTTTCAAATACAATCCGGACGGTAACTATCACCATGAAAGCAATAGTTATCAGAATGGACTTCAGTACACCCACATGTTTGGGAAATCCACCTTTCTTACGGCCAATGCCTCTGAATCCTTTACCGAATACGGCCAGTATGTCTACGAGAATCCCTATGATCCCCGTTATGTGCCCATTGAGCATCTCACACAAAATAATTCCAACGGTTTTTCCACCGGTGGCATGCGGATGTGGCACCATTTCCGGAACAACCGCACCCGCATTTTTAAAGCCGATTTAAGAAGCCAGTTTACCGCAAATCAAACCCTGGGCATTGGGGCAAGCCACAAGCAATGTCGCTTATGGCTCCATGAATATCAGCTGTATTTCGATGAAAACAACGCGATTCGTATCCCCTCCGATTCCTCCTGGTATAATAACTCCTACACCCGTGAGCCTGTGGAAATCGCCGCCTACATCCAGGACAAACTGGAGCTGGGGGAGATGATCATCAACATGGGCCTCCGGCTGGATTATTTTGACCCGAACGGTGAAGTGCCGGAATATTTTTACGATACCCGGGAAGCACCGAAACGGCAAGCCAAAACATCCCATCAGTGGAGTCCCCGCATCGGCATTGCTTATCCTATTTCCGATCAGGGGGTTATCCATTTTTCCTATGGACATTTCTTTCAGATTCCCAATTATGAACATCTGTATATCAACCCCGATTTTGAGGTAAATCTGATCCAGCTTAAAGGTGATCAGCCGCCTCGGGGCCGATATAATATCATGGGCAATGCCGAATTGAAACCGGAAAAAACCGTCAGTTATGAAATCGGCATCAAACAGGCCATTACTTCCGACCTGACCATCGACATCACCGGCTATAACAAGGATATCCGGGATTTAATCGGTCAGATTACCATGCAAAACATCTACGGAGGAAAATTCTGGCGCTTTATCAACCGGGATTATGCCAATGTTAAGGGCATTACAGTTGCCCTTGAAATGCTTGAGCGTCCCGGCTCCTTTGGCTTTTCTGTGGATTATACTTATCAGTCCGCCACAGGAAACGCCTCGGATCCCTTGGATGAATCCAAAAACCAGGAATCCGATCCGCCCATTCAATCAGAAAAGAAACGCAGACCTCTGGACTGGGATCAAACCCATTCCCTGAACATGGCCCTGACCACCACCCGGATGGGATATCACATCAGCCTGATCGGAAAAATCGGAAGCGGCACCCCCTATACCCGGGAATCGCCATACTACAATAACCGGATCCTGAATGGTGAACGCAAACCCATGACCATGACCTTTGACCTGAATGTAACCAAAGACTTTTTCCTCAACACCTGGACAATTTCTCCTTTTATGAAAATTACCAATCTTCTGGATCGGAAAAATAACCGTGAAGTATATGCTTCCAGCGGCACGGCTGATTACAACTACGATATGGTTTTTGAAACATACCGTGGATATAAAACGCAGGAAGAATGGTATATACAGCCAAACTATTACGATGAACCCCGAAAAATCATCATTGGCTGCTCCTTAAGTTTTGATCAGAAACGATGAGAATTAACATGAAGACTTACACCATGAAAAAAAACACAATTGTTCTGGTTGCCGTTTTAAGTTGTCTGATGATTAACAGCCTGCCTCTACCGGGACAAACACCTCAATCCATGCGGGGACACCGGGAATACCGCAGGCGGGGACTGATGAACGGGAACCTGGTCCATACTCTTTTCTGGAATTACTGTGAAGTGGGTAGTTACCCCGACGACCCCTCCGGTTGTTGGCCTTCTCCGGAACGACACTACCTGGACGACATCACCCTGATTGTCTCGGTGGAAACAATCAACAGGAACGGTGAAGTTATCCATCCCATGGAAACACAGTACCGGGAATTTGTGGATGTCTCTCCGGAAGGAATCCCATGGGGTTTTGAAGCTCGCCCCAACTGGTTTAATATGGACAAAGAATCCAATACATCCCCGGCCATGAGTAACAATCCAAATTCCTGGCCCGATTACTGGCTGGATAAACCACTGTCCTGGGCCGGATACTGGAACGGCTATTTCGGAAAAGGCATCTATAATGCTGATTTGGAAACGGTGTTTGTCTTTGATGATGATCCGGATAAAGAACCCAACCTCCACATGAATTTTTACTGTGATTCAAGAGACTCCACCCGGGGTGGTGTGGGACTTGTTGTGAAAGCCCGGGGATTTCAATGGAGCCAGGTGCTGGCGGAAGACTGTATTTTCTGGCTTTATGATATCACCAATGAATCCAATACTAATTATAACAAATCTTATTTTGCCCAATACATCGACTGGGGTATCGGGGGTGTGGGCAGTGATGTGCAAAACATCGGTGAATACGACCTGGACCTGGACATCGCCTTTGCTTACGGGCCTCCCGGAGCCGTGGGAACACCGGGAAACTGGCAGCCTATCGGTTATGCCGGCTACGCCTTTCTGGAAAGTCCCGGCATTGAAACAGACGGTAAAGACAATGATAATGACGGCATGGTGGATGAGTCCAGAGAAAGCAACGGACCGGGAAATTTTATAGATACATATCCCTATGGTATTGATAACGTGGAAAACTTTGTCCGGGTGTACAAATATGACCCGAAACCCCATTGGGAAAATGATGAGGATTGTGACTGGGAACCTTACACCGACGTAAATGGAAACGGACAATGGGATCCGAATGAACCGTTAAATGACGATGTGGGTGCTGACGGTGTAGGCATGTACGATTTACACTATACCGGTCCGGATGAGGGGGAAGGGGACGGATTACCCACCAACGG of Candidatus Neomarinimicrobiota bacterium contains these proteins:
- a CDS encoding TonB-dependent receptor, which encodes MRRSLRIAIMAFILQYSILSAGTTGKIAGQVIDGETGEPLIGVNIIVDGTSHGAATNADGYYTILNIMPGTYSVRASMIGYQAVVQQNVQVMIDLTTPLDFELTTEVLAGQEVIVIAKMPTVKKDVTSTSFRVSSDEIEQLQVQTLSEIVNLQAGVVEGHFRGGRAGEVMYIVDGIPMNDAYSGDNLFDVESDMIQEVEIISGTFNAEYGQAMSGIVNIVTKEGQQNYSGKLSLFSGDYVSSHTKTFMHIDHINPLSVSNLQMSLSGPFPILKNRVSFSILGRIYGNEGWQYGRRIFRPQDFSTFSDNPEENIIRSTGDSAYVPMNPNKTKTIQGKISVRLSQRDKLNYTFFYEDAYHRDFDRLFKYNPDGNYHHESNSYQNGLQYTHMFGKSTFLTANASESFTEYGQYVYENPYDPRYVPIEHLTQNNSNGFSTGGMRMWHHFRNNRTRIFKADLRSQFTANQTLGIGASHKQCRLWLHEYQLYFDENNAIRIPSDSSWYNNSYTREPVEIAAYIQDKLELGEMIINMGLRLDYFDPNGEVPEYFYDTREAPKRQAKTSHQWSPRIGIAYPISDQGVIHFSYGHFFQIPNYEHLYINPDFEVNLIQLKGDQPPRGRYNIMGNAELKPEKTVSYEIGIKQAITSDLTIDITGYNKDIRDLIGQITMQNIYGGKFWRFINRDYANVKGITVALEMLERPGSFGFSVDYTYQSATGNASDPLDESKNQESDPPIQSEKKRRPLDWDQTHSLNMALTTTRMGYHISLIGKIGSGTPYTRESPYYNNRILNGERKPMTMTFDLNVTKDFFLNTWTISPFMKITNLLDRKNNREVYASSGTADYNYDMVFETYRGYKTQEEWYIQPNYYDEPRKIIIGCSLSFDQKR